From Amyelois transitella isolate CPQ chromosome 17, ilAmyTran1.1, whole genome shotgun sequence:
GTATAAGTTAAGAATTTAACACAGCATTACGGCAATTGAATAAGCGATCCATGGCTATATACGACAGCGGCGTACATTCAGTGCGGCTTCGAACGCGGCTCGACGCGGTACGCGGTAGACTGAACCAGTGCGAACCGACGCTATGGAACTAGCTGTACTCGGCTTCTTAGCGGTGATAAGCAGTATTCTTCACCAAGGTTTGTTAAGCTTTTGTACTATGACTAACTCTAGATCATTGGCTTTGTGGTTtatttcgcaaatcccacgatAATTGTacttttatgatatttaaacAACATTCTTCAGTAAGGTTTGTTGGGATTTTATGTCATTGCTAGTCACGCTTTTATGGTGagggaaacatacatacatatggtcacgtctatatcccttgcggggtagacagagccaacagtcttgaaaagactgttggctctgtctactctgtcTGTTGGTTGTTGAAAAGTGAGGGAAACATCGTGAAgaatcctgcacattcaggcataAGTCCTCCATTGTACAATATATGTTCATATTATTCTAATACCAATAACCGCtctataatttgttatattaatttttatgtgcaatgaagagtttacaaacaaacaaacgttataaaagtgccgtgtggtacccggcaccaatacaaaaaagaatgggaccactctatctctttcccatggatgtcgtaaaaggcgaataagggataggcttacatacttgggattcttttttaggcgacgggctagcaacctgtcactatttgaatctcaattctatcttaaagccaaatagctgaaggtggcttatcagtctttacaagactgttggctctatctaccccgcaagggataaagacgtgattatatgtatgtttctatgtatgtaaacgtTATAATTTATGGAATTGTAAGgcaaacgaagtcgcgggttaCAATTAGcagttttatataaactatAGATATGTACTAAGATGCCCGCCCGCCCACGTCAAATTAGCTTAATAGCTTCATTCCACTTTCCCCGCTTTTAGCATAATTCGTGtcaatacatttaaattgtagtaggtacttattaaatCTAACACCAGGCTGTGCATTATCGATTGatctaatataaattttagctgttgtattttttgaacgttggtaaaataataataacccatcactttttttattaacagttatgaaatacctacaaaaatacgTTGGTTGGGCGGAGGTTAGTAAATATTAAgagtggacaacccttatcactaaggggtatgaaaaatagatgttggccgattctccgacctactcaatatgtcATTTCATGAGAGTCGGTCAAGCCTACGATACGAAGATAGTACTGTTTTCTATTTGGTCCACTGTACATGCCTTCTAACATTGTTTCCCTGTAAATgatatgcaaataaaatattagtccACGAATTTACTCTATATTTTCGTATGCCCAAAATAATCGATGTATTTACGTAAGTATAAACCCATACGGTCATACGTGttactattactatacttAAGAGATTTGAGATatctaaatttgtaaattgacgtccggtgaaaatgctacagtgtaatttgttccgccgcttcttctacacatgcgctttggaagcggtagtagttataattagatttaagtgatgtgacgtcactaagtgataccttgtatccaattttgaaaatctatcctattctatttGCTGACATTAAGGATTATATACAtcgtttgaaaaaaattgagcactgttttttcattataactatatttataaaacgcAAAGGTGATTGACTAATAGTCGTCTTTGCGTAATGTATGTTATCCCTCAAAAAAAACCTTAatctgagtgactgactgactgctAGACACCGCTCAGCCCAAAATGGTGGAGtagaacttaaaatttaacaaataggTTCCTTTATATGGTCTATGGGTACACTAAGATagaatttcccgaaattcccgcgggaacagaTATTACAAAGATTTTCGTTATATTATATGCAGGCAGTgtgataaaactaaaaatacgatcgaattgagaaccttctCCATtgttgaagtcggttaaattacgcctttatttttttcatacatacatacatgcatataatcacgcctatatcccttgcggggtagccagagccaacagtcttaaaaagactgataggccacgttcagctgtttggcttaatgaaagaattgagattcaaatagtgacaggttgctaacctgtcgcctaatagaagaatcacaagtttataagcctatcccttatttttttcaggtaTTACATTATCTTGTTACGAATGCAACAGTCACCACAACGAGTCATGTCGAGAGAATCCTCCACATTCAACAAGAACGGTGTGTAAATACGACAGGCCGATATGCAGGACACTGTACATGGAAGTGAAGAAGGAGATCGAGGGCATGACCCCGCACACCAGGGTGGTCAGGACCTGCGGGGAGATGGACGAGAGAGACGTGACGGTAAGACTGACaaaaatgtcatttttatttatgtatgagaGATCCTGAAAGGTGCGTAGTCTTTGGCAACCACTTAGGTAAAGAAGCGTGATATAATATATCTAATGTTATGTTagatttgccgtgtggttcccggcaccagtacaaaaaagtataggaccactccatctctttcccatggatgtcgtaaaaggcgactgacttacaaacttggggttctttttttaggcgatgatgggctagcaacctgtcactatttgaatctcaattctatcttaaagccaaatagctgaacgtggcctatatgtctgtacaagactgttggctctgtctagcccacaagggatatagacgtgaccatatgtatgtatgtatgagagaTCCTGAAAGGTGCGTAGTCTCTGCAAACCCCTTAGgtaaagaagcgtgatttaatataatgtatgttagatttgtatacaaagataaaatacatacatacacacacattatCATGACAATACCCCTTGCGGCAGAGCCGACAGtgttgaaaagtctgaaaggccacgaacACCTGTATGTGTACTTTATAATGGTAcctattgagattcaaatagtgacaggttgctagcccatcgcctaaagcattccaagtttattagcctatcccttagtctgcTACAAAGATAAaactaactaaaaataaacaattcctTCCAGAGACCATGTTACCGTATCTCCGAGTACGGCGTCAATCAGCTGGTGTGTTCGTGTACAGAAGATAACTGCAATTCTTCTTCCATAACTGCGGTTACCAGAGCTCTGTTGGTGTTAGTGGTGTTCGTCATAGTGTTCTAGAAGTTGCCCGATGaccttagtttattttttacatacatacatacataaaatcacgcctctttcccggaggggtaagcagagactacctctttccacttgccacgatctctgcatacttccttcgcttcatccacattcataactgtcttcatgcaagctcggcggtttcgggtagtttatttttatataggtataattaaCAGAACCTTTGTTGACCGTTGACAGAAATTTGTTTTAGAAGTTGTCTTGTTAACCATTAATTTACATTGATTTTAATATcagttaaaataattgtttatagCAAACAATAGGTcaacttacttacttaatagtTACTTATTCGAAAAATATCTTCTCTCGACAGTGCTAAACAAGTCTGTTTAATggtcaggtttttaaaaagaaatagcaTTGGTAACGTTTATTAACAGCATACCTACcatcactaaataaatatatatattctcttaacattttattatccaCAATCTTATTGCACATTCATAAAAACACTACTTTAGTTATTATACCAATAACTAAAGTAGTGTTAGGTTCATATCACGTAGATCAGGCTAAGGCTAGGCTAGGATATACTAGTTTCGTACACATGATATCAgtga
This genomic window contains:
- the LOC106138824 gene encoding uncharacterized protein LOC106138824, whose translation is MELAVLGFLAVISSILHQGITLSCYECNSHHNESCRENPPHSTRTVCKYDRPICRTLYMEVKKEIEGMTPHTRVVRTCGEMDERDVTRPCYRISEYGVNQLVCSCTEDNCNSSSITAVTRALLVLVVFVIVF